Proteins co-encoded in one Perca flavescens isolate YP-PL-M2 chromosome 11, PFLA_1.0, whole genome shotgun sequence genomic window:
- the LOC114564283 gene encoding bone morphogenetic protein receptor type-2 — MTTILQTAEGELGGVGGVETTLPLPKLQNLPQRPTSLHLLHRTNETPSSRLKLGKLKSNHRQVETGVAKMNTVAVATAAEPRQVTAVTFNATTVSRGHSKTALAGGYSAGAPALVTNSLIGRGRTNPAGPQLEDEDKMEAGEDQRTNLLQASREDQRTNLLQASREDQRTNLLQASREDQRTNLLQASREDQRTNLLQASPDEHEPLLSREQPPAESQPGRASNANNNNNRTAGASSEERVQGSGSDPCVRRAPVSTRGSSRSPETRLVRTQTEEALVLDPKALGPPVSDPKALRPPVSGPVSDPVSDPDPPVSGPVSDPVSGPDPPVSDPVSDPVSDPVSGPDHPVSDPVSDPDPPVSDPVSDPVSGPDPPVFDPASDPVSDPVSGPEPPVSDPVSDPVSGPDPPVSDPVSDPDPPVSGPNHPVSGPNPPVSDPNPPVFESLNPQTAALPGPAAVLRRPAFDPQTPQNRRGRPCSLDLSASCISSDEAPLTDDGGLSASGEKIKRRVKTPYTVKKWRPASWVVSTDTALDPDFSSQTHFPSGFQGAGSFGIPKINQSKSSMAVFLVGGGATATATSDPDGITCF, encoded by the exons ATGACCACCATACTGCAAACTGCTGAG GGGGAGCTGGGAGGTGTTGGGGGGGTTGAGACCACCCTCCCCCTCCCCAAACTGCAGAACCTGCCCCAGAGACCCACCagcctccacctcctccacagAACCAACGAGACCCCCTCTTCCAGACTGAAGCTGGGAAAGCTCAAGTCCAACCACAGACAG GTGGAAACTGGCGTTGCTAAGATGAACACGGTGGCGGTCGCCACGGCTGCAGAGCCTCGCCAGGTAACGGCGGTGACTTTCAACGCCACCACTGTGAGCCGAGGTCACTCGAAAACCGCGCTCGCCGGCGGCTACAGCGCGGGCGCCCCCGCCCTGGTGACCAACAGTCTGATCGGCCGCGGGCGGACCAATCCGGCCGGGCCGCAGCTGGAGGACGAGGACAAAATGGAGGCAGGAGAGGACCAGAGGACCAACCTGCTCCAGGCCAGTCGAGAGGACCAGAGGACCAACCTGCTCCAGGCCAGTCGAGAGGACCAGAGGACCAACCTGCTCCAGGCCAGTCGAGAGGACCAGAGGACCAACCTGCTCCAGGCCAGTCGAGAGGACCAGAGGACCAACCTGCTCCAGGCCAGCCCGGACGAACACGAGCCGCTGCTGAGCCGGGAGCAGCCGCCGGCTGAGAGCCAACCGGGCCGGGCATCGAacgccaacaacaacaacaaccggACGGCAGGGGCCTCCAGCGAGGAGAGAGTTCAGGGCTCGGGTTCAGACCCGTGTGTCCGCAGAGCGCCAGTGTCCACCCGCGGGTCATCCAGAAGCCCAGAGACTCGTCTGGTCCGGACTCAAACAGAAGAAGCTCTGGTGCTGGATCCAAAAGCCCTCGGACCCCCGGTCTCTGATCCAAAGGCCCTCAGACCCCCAGTCTCTGGTCCAGTCTCTGATCCAGTCTCTGATCCAGACCCTCCAGTCTCTGGTCCAGTCTCTGATCCAGTCTCTGGTCCAGACCCTCCAGTTTCTGATCCAGTCTCTGATCCAGTCTCAGATCCAGTCTCTGGTCCAGACCATCCAGTCTCTGATCCAGTCTCAGATCCAGACCCTCCAGTCTCTGATCCAGTCTCAGATCCAGTCTCTGGTCCAGACCCTCCAGTCTTTGATCCAGCCTCTGATCCAGTCTCAGATCCAGTCTCTGGTCCAGAACCTCCAGTCTCTGATCCAGTTTCAGATCCAGTCTCTGGTCCAGACCCTCCAGTTTCTGATCCAGTCTCAGATCCAGACCCTCCAGTCTCTGGTCCTAATCATCCAGTCTCTGGTCCTAATCCTCCAGTCTCTGATCCTAATCCTCCAGTCTTTGAATCTCTAAACCCACAAACTGCAGCTCTTCCAGGACCTGCAGCGGTTCTACGCCGTCCAGCCTTCGATCCACAAACTCCGCAGAACAGACGCGGGCGTCCGTGTTCCCTCGACCTATCAGCATCCTGCATCTCTTCAG ATGAGGCTCCTCTGACAGATGACGGCGGTCTGAGCGCCTcgggagagaaaataaaacggCGAGTCAAGACTCCGTACACGGTGAAGAAATGGCGTCCGGCCTCGTGGGTCGTTTCCACGGACACAGCTCTGGACCCGGACTTCAGCAGTCAGACCCATTTCCCTTCTGGCTTCCAAGGAGCGGGAAGCTTCGGCATCCCCAAAATCAACCAGTCTAAATCCAGCATGGCGGTGTTTCTGGTCGGAGGCGGAGCCACGGCCACCGCGACCTCTGACCCCGACGGGATCACCTGCTTCTAA